The following is a genomic window from Planctomycetia bacterium.
GTCGCCTTCGACCTTGGCCGTGCCATCCTTGATCTGGGCTTCGAGGGTCTTGACTCCGGTCATCGTCTGCTCGAGATCCTTGCGATTGATCGTGAGGGTCAGATCAGCCTTCTTCGCGAGAAAGCCCGGCAGGTTCGTGAGCGTGGCGTTCTCGAGCTCCACCACGAACTTCTCACCGTTGTCGGGCGTGATCAGGTTCATCGTGAACCTCATCCCTTCGGCCTTGCGGCTGTCCATCCGGATGCCGAGAAAGTCGAGGAACAGTTCCGTGCTCATCGCTCGGACCACGTCGGGGCCGCTCGACTTGGGCGAGGCACCCTCGGGAACCCCGTCGCGAAGCTCGTAGGCGCCTGCCAGAAAACTGTTGCGCAGGCCGGGGTTCTCCTGCTGGTAGCCGATCTGCTCGAACACGTCGGCGAGCAGATCCTTGGCCGGCTGGTTTGCGGGCTCGGCATGCACGAGCTTGTCGAGGATCTCCGAGGCGAGCAGGTATTCGCCCTTGTCGTGTAGCTGTCGCGCCTTGGCGAGGATCTTCTCCGCGCCTCCCATCATCTCGACATACAGCGGCGCCGAGTCCTCGGGAGAGAGGGGGATGAGTGTGGCTGGATTGCAGTCCCAGTAGCCGAGGTAGCGATTGACGACGGCCCGGGCGTTGTGCGGCACCGAGCCGTGGTAGCCGCGGCAGTCCCAGCGCTGCTGGAGGCTTTTCGGCAGATCGTAGACGTTATGAATCTGATTGACCGTCACACCCTGATTGGCCAGGTGGAGCACCTGGTTGTTGAAGTGCGCGTAGAGATCCCGCTGCCCGCGGAGAATCTCCTGAACGCGGTCGTTGCCCCATCTCGGCCAGTGGTGGGCACCAAACATCACCACGGCCTCCTGGCCGAAGCGGTAGAGCGCTTCGTTGATGTACTTCGACCAGTTGAGCGCGTCCCGGACGAGGGCCCCACGGAGCGTGTAGATGTTGTGGAGCGTGGCGCAGACGTTCTCGGCGATCCAGAGGGCCTTCATCTCAGGGATGTAGGTGTTCATCTCCGAGGGAGCCTCGGTGTTGGGCGTGTTCTGGAAGATCATCCGCACGCCGTCCACCTCGATCTCTTCGATGTCCTTCTCCACGACGCGCGTCGGCGCGATCAGGCCGGATGTGCCCCGGGAGATGGCGTGGCCGAGCCCCTGGGTGACATAGCCATAGGGGCTCACCGGCAGGAGCACGCCGTATTGATAGAACAGACGACGGTTCATCGCGTTGCCGGCGAACACGTTCTCCGAGATCGAGAAGTTCATGAAGTCGCGGGGGGCGAGGATCTGCACCTTGCCCGCCCGGACGTCGGCCTCGTCCACCACGCCGCGGACGCCGCCCCAGTGGTCGCCGTGCGAGTGAGAGTAGACGACCGCCGTCACGGGCAGCCCCTCCCCCTTGTGCTCCTGAAACAGTTTCCAGGCCGTCCGCATGGCCTCGGCGGTGACCAGGCAATCGAACACGATCCAGCCGGTCTTGCCGCGCACGAACGTCGTCTGGGCGAGATCGAGCCCACGGACCTGGTAGATGCCGGGGATGACCTCGTAGAGGCCGTAGTTGTTGTTGAGCTGCCCGATGCGGTGCATCGAGGGATGGACGGTGTCAAACTCGTCCTTCTGGTCCAGGAACTGGAACCGCGTCATGTCCCAGACGACGTCGCCGGCTTCGGTCTTGACCGTGAGTTCCTTGAGCGGGGCAATGAGCCCCTTCCGCTGCTCGTCGAAGTCGCGGGTGTCGTCGAACGGCAGGGACTGCCGCGCCTGCCGGAGCACCGCCTTGGTGAATTCGGATGGTGGCTTGCCCTTGGGATGGAAGTGACCCGCGGCCGGGGCGACGGGGGCGGGCGCCGCCGGCGCGGCATCGCCATCGAGCATGTTGGCGGCCACGGCGAAGGCGGGAATGCCTTGCACGAACTGGCGTCTGGTAGTCATCGGTCGGCTTTCGTTCCAGGGCGGATCGGGCGGATCTCCGACACGATGAGTTCGTCGGAAGCGTGTAGAGACAATAGCATAGCGGGTGATCGGCTCTACTGTGAGCCGCTGCTTTCCCATCCGACACCCGCACGCTTTGTGGTGCCGCCAGAGTCAGATCCCCGAACATCTCGGAGGAATCAAGAAATGGGTAGAAAATCAGGAATGACCAGACTCATGCAGACACTCATCTCGGTCGCTGTTGCCGCCGTGCTCATGCACGCTGTGTCGGCCTCCGCACAGCACGCCCGCTTCGAGGCCTTGAGCAATCTTCCGTTCGTCGAGAACCGGCCCACTGCGGAGACCGCAAAGACCCTGCGCGACGAACTGCTGTTCCAGCGGGCAACGCAGGCGTATCTCTGGGCTCTGCCGTTGATCAACACACTTGGGATGAAGGTGGGTTCGGAAAAGGTCTTCAACGCCGGTTACAACGTCCTGCCGGTCTGGAAGAAACGCCTCGACTCGAAGACCCTGATAACGACCCCTAACTCCGATGTCATCTATGCCATGGGCTACGTCGACCTCGGCAAGGATGGCCCGCTGGTGTTCGAGGCTCCGCCCAACCTGCAGGGCATCCTGCTCGATGCCTGGCAACGGCCGATCCCAGTCGATGGTGGCAGGTTTTTCGGGGACGTCGGCCTGCCGGGCCCCGACGCCGGCAAGGGTGGAAAGTTTCTGCTCTTGCCACCGGGCTACAAGGCGGCGGTGCCGGAGGATTGTTTCGTCTACCGTTCGCCGACGAACAACGTGTTTGTCTTCCTGCGGGCGTTCTACCAAGATCCGAAAAACCTGACGCCGGCCGTCGCGCTCATCGAGCAGTCGAGGATCTATCCGCTGAGCGGCAAGGAAAGCGCACGGCCGATGCAGTTTCCCGATGCCTCCGGCGTGCCGGTCAACATGCTGCCGATCAGCGACGGCACCGCCTTCGACCAACTCAAGAAACTGGTGGACAGCGAGGGTGAAAACCTTGCTGACTCCGATGGGCTCGGCATGCTGGCATCGATCGGCATCGCCAAGGGCCGGCTCTTCGAGCCCGACGCCAAGACGCGGGAGATCCTCGATCACGCCGCGCGGACGGCCTACAAGATGAGCCGCGTCATCGGCTTCGAGGAGGAGATTGCCGGCCGTTCCCTGCGGATCTATCCCGAGCGCCGGTGGGTCAACCCCATGGCCGACGCGACCCCCGAGAATCTCGCGGGGCCTTTCGACCTCGGCTGGCGCCGGGTGTCCGGGGGCTATCTCGATCTCGACGCCCGGATCTGGTTTTTCACCAACTACTATTCGGTCAGTCCGGGCATGCTGTCGCAGACGCCCGGCCGGGGTGCCAAATACATGATCGCCTTTGTCGACAGCCAAGGGGAGAATCTGTCGGGAGGTCGCAGCTACCGCCTTCGTCTGCCGCCCGATATTCCGGTCGCCAACTTCTGGTCGGTGACGCTCTACGATGCCGAAAACGGCTCGGGACTGGCCAACGGCCAGCCGTTCCCGTCACTCGGTTCGCGTGACGCGCCGGCGCAGAACGCCGACGGGAGCACGGACCTCTCCCTGGGGCCCGCGGCGCCCGCAGGCAAGCAGGGCAACTGGCTCGCGACGGTGCCTGGAAAGGGGTATTTCGCCGTCCTGCGACTCTACGGCCCGACTGAAGCCGCCATCGACAAGCGCTGGAAGCCCGGCGACATCGAGAAGGCCCCATGACCGTGTAGCGACGGTTTTCAGACAATCCAGCCGGGAGACGTGCATGACGACCACGCCGGGACTATTGACCCCCGGGCGCGATGGTGTGGCGTTTGATTTCCAGCGCATCGATTCCACCGGCTCAAGAAAGCGAGCGAAGTGGAGCTGGCCGACGTGCGACTTGAGGTCGGCGGCACGGCGCTGCGTTGGGAATCTCTCGACGAAGACATCTCGGACGAGGGCGTGGTGGCGGGGCGGTTCCAGTTGCCTCCGGCCAGGGCTGATCAGCCACGGCTGCGTGGCCCGCCGTGGAGCTATTCAGCCGGGAAAACAGCGGCCAAAGGCCTGAAATCGGCTCAGGCCTCCCCGGACCCGGATGTGGCCCGTCAGGAGTGCCCAGACGATGCTCCGCTCCTTGCGCAGAAATCCCAGCCAGGACCGGGAGTCTGCGGTGACCGTACAGTCGGGCTTGCCGATCAGGCCCCGCTGCACGTTCAGGGTTTGCTGCCTGATCGTCACGGTGGCTTCGGCTGGTTCCTGACCCGTGAAGATCAGGTGATACACCGCATTGATGTCCTTCGCTCTTCCCCGCTGGAAGACGACGTGCATGGTGTCCAAGAAGCCGGCGATGGTGGATGGGCGGACGCCGTTGACATGGCGCTTCGTCTTGTGGGGAAAGGCTTGGGTCACGTAGTCGTCGGCATCTGACCCCGGCACGACATACACGGTCTCCTGTTTCTGTTGCAGGGGCTTCACGATCCCGGCCAGAAACGCCGGGCGGTCGTCGAGAAACGGGGCCAGCACGTCTTCTCCGGCAGGGCACACGGAAAGACAGTAGGCGGCCTTGTAATTGGCACCGAAGCTCAGGCTTTGCCACATCGAGACCGACTCTTGATCGGTGACCTGCTTCCGATAGTCCTTGGCGCCGTGGCTGTCGGCCACATGCTCGACCCAGTCGGTGAACCCATGCAGAAACTCACGGTAGTTGTGCGTCATGCAGGCGCTGGCGTCGAAGCCGCCATCCGGCTTGATGGCCCCCACCGGGCATGCGGCAACGCACAGCTTGCAGCTGACGCAGGGGTTGTAGTCGACGGGCCGCGACTCCTGGTCGACATCGATATCGACGAAGATCGTTCCCAGCAGAATGAAGGAGCCGAATCGTGGATGGATGACGTTGCGATGCAGCCCCATCTGCCCGAGTCCCGCTGCCACGGCCACGGGCTTATGGGAAACCACCCAGATTTTTCCGGGAAACTCACTCGCCTCCATCGGAAATCCCATCGGAGCATTCATCGCCCGGATCCCTCGGTCCTCGAGCCGGTGCACGATCGCCCGGGCCACGTCGTTGACGTGGTCACCGGAGCGATGGAACTCGAGATTGGCAACGGATCGGGCAGGGCTTCGGATCGGCTCCCGGTTCATCCGGCAGGCAAAGCTGATGAGAGTCTTCGCAGAGGGAAAGGCCTGGAGAACTCCCACTCTTTCCGCGGCGATGTCCGGCCGATCGATGCGGACGAAGCCGACATCATCAGCTCCAGCCTCCAGGCACATGCGGCGAAGTTCGTCGGCGGGCAGGGTAGTGGGCGCGGGCGGCCTCGTTTGGCTTCGGAGAGCCACGACGGACGGATGTTGGTCGAGCGAAGCCACCACGAGCCTCCTGGTTCTTTCCTCACAACTTGCAAAACACAAGCGAAGGCTTGTATCTTGCAAGTGTCAGCGCTCGTGTCAAGCGGCATGAGAACCAGGTTCGGAAGCGAGGGCGGTGTATGAAGATGGTGAAGCGTTCGGTATGCCCGGTCGCCTGTGCGCTGGATCTCCTGGGCGACAAGTGGACGCTCCTCGTCGTGCGGGACCTGGCCTGTGGCAAGATGCTCTTCAAGGAGTTCTCCGCATCCCCCGAGCGGATCGCCTCGAACATCCTCTCCGATCGGCTGGACCGCCTCGTCCGCTCTGGATTGGCCGAGTCGTTCAGCCCAACGCCAGCGACTGGTCGGAGCGGCTATCGCCTGACCCCGAAGGGCAAGTCACTGCTGCCGGTCCTCGGAGCGCTACGAGACTGGGGCCTTGCCCACATCAAGGGCACCGCGGCCCGGATGAAGCCCGTCATCTGACGATGATCAGGCGGACTGGCATGGCATGCGGACTGGCATGGCATAGAGATGCAGCATCGAGCAGTACGCTGCAGGTGCCAGAGGTGGGCTGCCAGGAGGTGCCGGCACATGCCTGCCGGTGCCACAGAAGCTCCCCGAGGAGGAACAGTTGAGTCGATGTTTTCTCGGGGCATACCGCAAAGCCGGTGCGGAAGTGACGTAAACAGCGACGGCAGCCCGGAGTGCGCAGGGAACGGCACCGCCCGGCGGCTGCCGGAGCGGCCCCGCTCACGGAAAACTCATCGGATCCGGCGATCCAGCGTGGCGATGCGAACGGTAGTGTGAACGTGCCGACGCCGAAGTTCCGCACGGAGGCCTGGCCGATGAGGGTCCGCTCGCTGTTCATCTCCGACGTCCACCTGGGCTGCGGATTCTCCCGCGCCGCCGAGCTTTTCGAGTTTCTCGGGGGCTACGAGCCCGACCGCCTGTACCTCGTGGGCGACATCATCGACGGCTGGAAGCTGCGGCGAAGCTTCCGCTGGAACGACACGGCGAGTTTCGTCGTCCGGCGCATCCTGGGCATGCTGAAGCGGGGCACGCGGGTGTTCTACGTCGCGGGCAACCACGACGAGTTCCTCCGCGCGTGGTGCCCGCACGACCTTGGTGGCATCGAGCTGGCCGACCGGTTCGTCCATGTGACCCTCGACGGTCGCCGGCTGCTCGTGATCCACGGCGACCAGTTCGATCAGGTCACCCGGCACGCCCGCTGGGTCTACCGGCTCGGAGACCGCGCCTACACGCTCGCCCTCCATGCCAACGCCTGGACCAACGCCCTGCGGCGGTCCCTCGGCTACCCCTACTGGTCGCTGAGCGCGATGCTCAAGGGCAAGGTGAAGTCGGCCGTGAACTTCATCAACGACTTCGAGCGGTTCGTGGCCCGCTACACTCGCGAGCATGGCTGCGCGGGGGTGGTCTGTGGCCACATCCACGTGCCGGCCATCCGGCGAGTGGAGGGCATCGACTACTACAACTGCGGCGACTGGGTGGAGCACTGCACCGCCCTCGTTGAGCACGTCGATGGCCGGATCGAACTGGTCGGCATGCCGGGGCGTGTCAGGCATCGGCAGAGCCGTGGCCGGTGCGAGATCACGGCTCCGGCGTCGCCGCAGCCATCGACGGGCCGCAGTGGCGAGACTTGGCCGGTCGGCGTGAGTTCTTCGTGAGCCACATTCGGCTCATGATCGATCGCTAGGCTGCGTCGCACCCCGGAGGCACGTGCGATGCTTTCAAAACGAGATCCCTACGATCGTTTGGAATCCCTGGACGCCATGTCGGCGATCAAGGCTTGGCTGCTCGGCGACTACGTGCGCGGCGAGGAGCGGGTGTTGATCCTCGCGATTCGGCGAGAGCTCGGTCTGGAATTGACCGACGCCGAGATTCGTGGCGTCTTGGTCGAGGCAGCCAACGGCAACGCCGCCGCAATGAACGTCTTTCGCCGGCTGCTCCTGCTGGAGGCGGTACCGGACGAGGAGTTTGCCATCGGCAAGCCTCGGTAGACGAGCGAGACACTGTGGCGGTTCGCCCCTGCTTGGCCAGCCGAGGACGATTCGTTTTCGGGATCTTCCCGCTCCCGGCCCGTTGACCGACCATCGCGGTCGCCGCGGCCCCATCAGCAGGATCATGGCGATCGCATGGCAGACCGGAATCTCGGGCTGCGAAACGGAGAGAATCTGGGGTGCTACGGGCTGAAATGGTCCTGCGGGGTGGAAGTCACAGCCAGCCGCAAGGCCAGGGCCTATACTCTAGCGAGTTCGCACATCCCTTTTGGAGTCTCAGCCGTGTCAGACAAGCAGACGAACACGTGGCCGGACCTGTTGATCGGTCTCTACGACAATCTCACCGGGCGGAGGGCCGAGATCACCTACGAGTTCGACCACATGCACATCAAGATTCCGAGCGGCACGGGGCCGGCGGCGGAGCATGCCGAGTGGATCCTGCACGGAACACTGAAGATCCGCACGCGGGACACGGGTTCGTCCCCAAACTGATGGTGGCCGGGCGACTCGCGGGAAGCGTGGACGGTTGCCCGGTCGTGATCGATGCCGATGAATCGGGGTTCGTGGTTTCGTTCGCCAGGATTCGCACGGCCTGGGCGGCGCGGCGGTCGGTCGCGGCCCTGCTGCCGGCGCTCGCCGTCGCGAAAAGGTACGGCGTTCCAGTGCGGTTGAACGTCGCGGGGCTCGTGTCGCTGGAGGTGCTCCCTGTGCCGAGCACGCTTGTTCGTATCCTCGCGCCCCGCCTCGCGTCGCTGGACTGAAGTCAGCGGGTTCTCCACCCCGACGATTCGATCATCCGCGGAGCCATCCCGTGCTCGGTCCGACGCGCCGTTTCCTCGCCGCCATTTTCGACCGGCTCGACACGCCACCGGTGCGCGCCTGGTTCGAACGGGTCGTCGTGGCCGGGGCGGCCTGCGGGTTTCTCGTGCACCTCGGGGCAATCGGGTTCGCCCGGCTGCTGCCGGATCTTCCCCAGACCCTCTTCAAGGGTCTCGACGAGAGTCCGCTGCACGCGGTCTACACGCCCTTCAGCGTGATCCTGTTCTACGAGGTGGTGCTGCTCGTGTTTGCACTCGCCGCCTCGCACACCGGCGAGATCGCCAAGCAGTATCAGATCGTCTCGCTGATCGTCGTTCGCCGCGTCTTCAAGGACATCGGCAGCTTCAGCGAAATGGAAAACTGGCTGGCCGAGCCCGAGGCGGTCAGGGCCGTGCTCATCGACATGGCCGGCGCCGTGCTGATGTTCTTGATCGTCACGGTCTTTACCTGGCTTCGTCACGTGACGCCGAAGACGCCGATTCGCCGTGATCTCGAGGGCTTCATACAGCTCAAGAAGGCGGTGGCGGTGCTGCTGCTCTGCGTGCTGATCGTGCTGGCGACGCTCAACCTGGCGAGTTGGCTCGGTATCGTCGTCGGCCTGCCCGCGGCGCTGGCGACGCCACCGGCCGACGTCGACCTCTTCTTCTTCCCGCGTTTTTTCGAATTCATGATCTTCACAGACGTCTTCCTGTTGATCGTCTCGTTGGCCTACTACGATCGCTACGAGTATGTGTTTCGCAACGCCGGATTCGTGATCTCCACGGTTCTGCTGCGGGTGTCGCTCTCGACCCCCAAGCCCTACGATCTTTTGCTGGCGCTCACCGCGATGCTCTACGGGCTCGCCGTGCTCGGCGTATTCGCATGGCTCTCGGCGATCGAGCGCGGCTCAGTCGAGCGGCAGAAAAGCCCAGAGTGAGGGGCGGCCGCAGTTGCAGTGCACCGCCCGGCCCAAGAGCCCGAGCCCGGCGGTGCTCACGTAGACCGCGGTCCGGGCGGCATCCCAGCAGCCCGTGACGCCGGTCGCCCGCGGGCCGCGCAGCCGCGACTGCACGCTCGGCACCGGATGGAAGATCGTCTCGACGAGCGAACTCCGTTCACGTTCGCGATCCTGGAGGTCGTCGAGCAGTCCGATGGTGCGGGCGAGCACCGCACGCTCGCAGCCGGCCGCGAGCAGCCGCTGATCGACCTCCGCCACGCCGCGGCGGCTGGGGGTGGGCAGCATCAGGAGTCCAAGAAACGACCAGATCGTGAACACGAGGCTGAAGGTGACGATGCCCTCTGCCGTGGCCAACCGCCGACTCCCGACGAAGGCCGCCGCCAGCGCGATGCCGAAGAGCGTGAAGCCGATTGCGAGCATTCTGCCCCGCCACCAGGAACCGGTCTGCACGGCGATCTGCCGGCGCTGCACCGCCGCAGTGAAGGCCTCGGGATCGAGCACTTCACGCCAGTGCAGCGGCAGCAGGTGGAGCCGTGGCCGCACCACGCCCACCACCGCCCCGGTGAAGCCCTCGTCGTCCGACTCGCCCATGAAGGTCGGCAGCATCGGCGTGGCCCGTTCGTCCACGACGGGTTTGTCGTTCCCGCTCGGCAGGCTTGGCGTGACCTCGAGCGGCGCAAGCGCCGTAGCCACGGCGACTCGCCCCGCCAGCAACGCCAACGTGAGGGCCGCGCCGGCCGCGAACACCCCGAGTGATCCTCCCGCCCGACCCGACAAAAGCAGCGTGACAGCCGCCGTGAACACCAGGATCGAGTGCCCACCCACTCCGCGTGCCAACCCGATCCAGAAGCGGCCGAGCGGCGGATGCCGCCGCCCGTAGCAGCGCGGCAAGAGATAGCCGCCGAACAGGTCGAAGGGCACATGCAGGCCGGCGTATGCGAGCACGAATCCGGCCAGCCCGAACATCTCGTCGCGGAGCGATCCGCCCGCGGCAGGCAGCAGTCGGGCGGGAAGCCCGACCGCGAGTCCCGCGATCGCCATGACGACGATCGTGCCCACGCCGGTCATGCCCAGCCAGAGGCGGGCGCGTCCATATCCCGGGGCCGCGGCCGGTGACGGGAGTTCGCCACCGGGCGGTGCTTTGGATCGCGCGAGCGCTTCAGCCGTCTTCTGAATGCCGCGGAGCATGCCGCCGAAGACCAGTTCGTGCAGCGGCACGACGGCATACCAATACAACAGCCCGGCCAGGCCGCTGGGGCGGAAGCGGGCGGTCATCACGAGCCGGTGCAGGGGGGGCTGGGCGTGGGCATCGATGTCTTCGATCGCGAAGTCGAGCTGGGCCTCACCCGGCAGCTTCATCTCGGCGCGGAGCGAGAGCGACCGATCGCGGTCGATGCCCACCACTCGCCAGAAGTCGAGCGCCTCGCCGAACTCGACCGTCTCCGGATGCCGTCTGCCGCGGCGCAGCCCCGGGCCGCCCACGAGCTTGTCCATCCAGCCGCGCAGCTGCCAGAGCACGTCGCCGGCATACCAGCCGTTGCCCCCGCCGATGCGGCAGACCGCCGCATAAATGCTCGCGGCGTCGGCTTCGATGTCGACGACCCGCCGGTCGGTGAACACCGTGCCCCCCGCCCAGGCCGGGTCGCCCGGCACCGGCCCCGCCACACTCCAGTGGGTTTCCACGGCCCGCTGATCGATCTTCACCTTGGCCCGGTGGATCGCCTCCCGCACACCCAGCGCTCGGTGGGGCATCAGCCGCTGCGTGGTGTCGTCGGTCACGACCACGCGATTCTTGAGCCCCTCCGCAAGCGGCCGGGCGATCCTGTAGGACACCGGCGTGACGAGGTTGATCCACAGCGAGCTCAGCCGCGGCGTCAGCACCGGCACCGGGAGGATGATCCGCCGGCGCAGGCCGAGCTCTTCGGCCATCACCCGCATCAACTCCCGGTAGGGCATCACGTCGGGACCGCCGATCTCGAGCGTCTTGCCGGCCGTCTCGGGCACCTCGAGGCAGCGAACGAGCCAGTGCAGCACGTCGGCGATCGCCACCGGCTGGCACGCCGTGGTCACCCATTTGGGCGTCACCATGATCGGAAGCCGCTCGACGAGATACCGGAGGATCTCGTACGACGCAGAACCCGAGCCGATGATCATCGCCGCCCGAAACGTGGTGACCGGCACGCCGCTCGACGCGAGCTCCTCTTCGACCTGCCGCCGCGACCGCAGGTGCTCGCTCAGATCCGGTCCCATCTCGCCGAGTCCGCCGAGATAGATGATGCGGCCGACGCCCGCTTCCCGGGCCGCCCGGGCGAAGCCGGCGGCGAGGTCCCGATCTTGATCAGCGTAGGCGCCGCCGGTGGCCACCATCGAATGCACGAGATAATAGGCCGCGCGGCAGCCCCGCAGGGCTGTGGCCACCGCCGCGGTGTCGGCCAGCTCGTTCGTCAGCACCTCGATGTGAGGATGGTTCCGCCACGGACGGGCGTCGAGCTTGCGCGGTTCGCGCACGAGGCAACGCACCCGGTAGCCGGCTGCGAGCAGCGCGGGCACGAGGCGGCCGCCGACGTAGCCGGTCGCCCCCGTCACGGCGATCGTGTCGCCCGGACCGATCACCGGCCGCGGTTGGTCATTCATGGAAGCCCTGACGGGGAACGGTGGATGGCAAGACTCAGCAACACGCCGTCATCATAGAGTGTCGCCGGCAGAGGGAACCTGGAGTTCTTCGTCCCCGCGAAGCCCGTCCGTCACCGACTGCACCGCAGCGGACTCGGTGCCGACTGCGAACAGTACTGAGCCCCGCGCCCGGCGCCGAACACGATTGAAGGCTCAGAGGCGTGTCCACGCCCGCTACTTCTTTGGGATGTAGGCGTTGACTCCCACAATCACTTTCTTGCCATCCACCACGCAGTCGGTCTCCTTGTTCCCGTAGGTTGAGGCGACCACCAAAGTCTTCCCGCTGGACGACCGTTCGGGCTTGGCATTCATTGGAATCCTGAGAACAAGCTCATCACCAACGATCATTGCTGTAAAAGGCATGGATGCGATCCTTTGGTCGAGCTGGGGGACATTGAATCGACCATTCTACGACAGTCGATTAAACTTCTGATCATCGGGGTGAGCGGCAACGATCATCGACAGGAAATCATCGATGCCTGGAACGAGCACTTTCCCGGTTGAAGTCACAAACGTGTCTCGGCACGGCCTGTGGTTGTCGGCCGGTCACGAGGAGCTGTTTCTGCCGTTCGAACACGTCCCTTGGTTTCGTGACGCCAGTTGTGAGAAGATATCGGCCGAGGAGCGGCCAACCCGCGACCATCTGTACTGGCCGCTTCTCGACATCGATTTATCTGTTGAATCGATTCGCAATCCCGCCGCTTTTCCCCTCGTTGCGAGGAGCCAGTCATGAGCGAACACACCTACAAGATGATCGAGTTGGTCGGATCTTCTCACACGAGCATCGAATCGGCGGTCCAGAATGCCATTGCCAAGGCTGAGATCAATGAGAGCAAGATGCGGTGGTTCGAGGTGATGGAAACCCGAGGCCACATCGAAAACGGCAAGATCGCCCACTGGCAGGTGCGGGTGAAAATCGGCGTCACGCTCGACGAGTGACG
Proteins encoded in this region:
- a CDS encoding MBL fold metallo-hydrolase; its protein translation is MQGIPAFAVAANMLDGDAAPAAPAPVAPAAGHFHPKGKPPSEFTKAVLRQARQSLPFDDTRDFDEQRKGLIAPLKELTVKTEAGDVVWDMTRFQFLDQKDEFDTVHPSMHRIGQLNNNYGLYEVIPGIYQVRGLDLAQTTFVRGKTGWIVFDCLVTAEAMRTAWKLFQEHKGEGLPVTAVVYSHSHGDHWGGVRGVVDEADVRAGKVQILAPRDFMNFSISENVFAGNAMNRRLFYQYGVLLPVSPYGYVTQGLGHAISRGTSGLIAPTRVVEKDIEEIEVDGVRMIFQNTPNTEAPSEMNTYIPEMKALWIAENVCATLHNIYTLRGALVRDALNWSKYINEALYRFGQEAVVMFGAHHWPRWGNDRVQEILRGQRDLYAHFNNQVLHLANQGVTVNQIHNVYDLPKSLQQRWDCRGYHGSVPHNARAVVNRYLGYWDCNPATLIPLSPEDSAPLYVEMMGGAEKILAKARQLHDKGEYLLASEILDKLVHAEPANQPAKDLLADVFEQIGYQQENPGLRNSFLAGAYELRDGVPEGASPKSSGPDVVRAMSTELFLDFLGIRMDSRKAEGMRFTMNLITPDNGEKFVVELENATLTNLPGFLAKKADLTLTINRKDLEQTMTGVKTLEAQIKDGTAKVEGDVSILAKLAATMVDFDPRFEILPGTRGKEKVLHADAYEAVPGKTIPE
- a CDS encoding transcriptional regulator — its product is MKMVKRSVCPVACALDLLGDKWTLLVVRDLACGKMLFKEFSASPERIASNILSDRLDRLVRSGLAESFSPTPATGRSGYRLTPKGKSLLPVLGALRDWGLAHIKGTAARMKPVI
- a CDS encoding UDP-2,3-diacylglucosamine hydrolase; the protein is MRVRSLFISDVHLGCGFSRAAELFEFLGGYEPDRLYLVGDIIDGWKLRRSFRWNDTASFVVRRILGMLKRGTRVFYVAGNHDEFLRAWCPHDLGGIELADRFVHVTLDGRRLLVIHGDQFDQVTRHARWVYRLGDRAYTLALHANAWTNALRRSLGYPYWSLSAMLKGKVKSAVNFINDFERFVARYTREHGCAGVVCGHIHVPAIRRVEGIDYYNCGDWVEHCTALVEHVDGRIELVGMPGRVRHRQSRGRCEITAPASPQPSTGRSGETWPVGVSSS